One window of Tepidanaerobacter acetatoxydans Re1 genomic DNA carries:
- a CDS encoding TAXI family TRAP transporter solute-binding subunit — protein MKKKIALLLLIVLVFTLLAGCSKKDSSGNDSGEKTVQTVKKQYLTFAAPPASSALYPYWVSVGKAISTTYPEFQITVSESQGAVDIAKRIRSGEVIVGNCVSSTDYENYHGVGVFDGDPNEDLRILWYYETTPEQFVVSKTSGVNTVYDLNGKKFNPGGTGTSAASITFSILEFLGVSPDYFEAGQADAADAYANRQIIGTVKLGPINDSYVMQLIASQPANLINFSDEDIEKIIKEFPYLIPVTIPAGTYQGVDYDVKTIATIQGAQTTTKLTQEDGYKMIKAMWEEGKEIWQSAYTIGAQNNILELSLRSSVPLHAGTVQYLKEQGYDVPASLIPPEYKE, from the coding sequence TTGAAAAAGAAAATTGCATTGTTATTATTAATAGTGCTGGTATTTACTTTGTTGGCAGGCTGCTCAAAAAAAGATTCATCCGGCAATGATAGCGGTGAAAAAACAGTTCAAACTGTTAAAAAACAGTATTTAACATTTGCAGCGCCACCTGCAAGCTCTGCACTTTATCCTTATTGGGTATCAGTTGGAAAAGCAATCTCAACAACATACCCTGAATTTCAAATTACTGTATCTGAGTCACAAGGTGCAGTGGATATTGCAAAGCGTATCCGTAGCGGTGAAGTTATTGTAGGAAATTGCGTATCTAGTACTGACTACGAGAATTATCATGGTGTAGGAGTTTTTGATGGGGATCCGAATGAAGACCTTAGGATACTATGGTACTACGAAACTACACCTGAGCAATTTGTAGTTTCGAAAACCTCGGGTGTAAATACAGTCTATGATCTGAACGGAAAAAAATTTAATCCAGGTGGGACAGGGACTTCGGCAGCGTCTATTACCTTTTCAATTTTAGAATTTTTAGGTGTATCACCCGACTATTTTGAGGCTGGCCAGGCGGATGCTGCTGATGCATATGCGAATAGACAGATCATAGGAACAGTAAAACTCGGCCCTATTAACGATAGTTACGTTATGCAGTTAATTGCATCCCAGCCAGCTAATCTGATAAATTTTTCTGATGAGGATATTGAAAAGATAATTAAAGAGTTTCCTTATTTGATTCCAGTAACTATTCCAGCAGGAACTTATCAAGGTGTTGATTATGATGTGAAGACAATTGCCACTATCCAAGGCGCGCAAACTACTACTAAACTCACTCAAGAGGATGGCTATAAGATGATTAAAGCAATGTGGGAAGAGGGTAAGGAAATTTGGCAGAGTGCGTATACGATTGGAGCTCAAAATAACATTCTTGAGTTATCATTAAGATCTTCTGTTCCACTTCATGCAGGAACTGTGCAATATCTGAAAGAACAAGGCTATGATGTACCTGCATCATTAATCCCGCCAGAATACAAAGAATAA
- a CDS encoding TRAP transporter permease, whose translation MRKLTGFWKSVVTALSISLVIFQLYTSGFGAFPDIVQRSVHLFFVLTLCFILKPMHKGKDLDKVPIIDIVLSILAAASTLYMFLNYQKILWDPLQWISTLDKFFAVVLVILVLEASRRTVGLTFPIMAVILLVYAYFGEYFPGMWGHQQFSFNYIFQNFYHSTNGIWGTMVGLSATMLAMFGIFGSVLSATGGSETFVKLGQICTGKAVGGPGKVALIASGLFGMISGSAMANVVATGTFTIPLMKKSRYSNEWAAAISAVGSTGGQIMPPMMGAGAFIMAQLISVPYLKIAVSAIIPALLYYLGAFVAIHFISLKLQIRGEAMKEKILFTEYAIIFVPIAIFVFFLIKAYTVTVAAFYATIGAIITCAACYFLKTKSISRAAKDTGALCFDVSLKGAASILDMASLLAGSQITISLISMTGVGVKLSDLIVSIGQNNMFLCLFLSMCVCIILGMGLPTTAAYVLAAAILAPALISLELSPLIAHLFVFYFSTLATITPPVCAAVFLSSGIAEANWLKTGWLSCLIAIPAFVVPYTFSYNPALLLMGNPYNIIVGTITAVIGVVFTGIAIAGYTNKDMSIIARSTMFLGGILLLIPNLMWSIIGLVICCISFFISSNAGKKKEEGVA comes from the coding sequence ATGAGAAAGTTAACTGGCTTTTGGAAATCGGTAGTTACTGCTTTATCAATCTCATTAGTGATATTTCAGCTTTATACATCAGGTTTTGGTGCTTTTCCGGATATCGTTCAGCGAAGCGTCCACCTCTTTTTTGTACTTACACTATGTTTTATTCTAAAACCAATGCATAAGGGTAAGGATTTAGATAAAGTTCCTATCATTGATATTGTTCTTTCCATATTGGCGGCTGCATCAACGTTATATATGTTTTTAAACTATCAAAAGATATTATGGGATCCTCTTCAGTGGATAAGCACATTGGACAAGTTTTTTGCGGTTGTATTGGTAATTTTGGTGTTAGAAGCCAGCAGAAGAACTGTAGGTTTAACATTTCCTATAATGGCAGTAATACTTTTGGTATATGCATATTTCGGGGAATATTTCCCAGGCATGTGGGGTCATCAACAATTTTCTTTTAACTATATTTTTCAGAACTTCTATCACAGTACTAACGGTATATGGGGAACCATGGTAGGCCTCTCGGCAACGATGCTAGCTATGTTTGGCATTTTTGGATCTGTATTATCAGCAACAGGTGGTTCGGAGACATTTGTGAAGTTAGGACAGATTTGTACTGGTAAAGCTGTAGGCGGACCTGGCAAGGTTGCACTTATCGCAAGCGGCCTTTTTGGAATGATTTCTGGAAGTGCCATGGCAAACGTAGTAGCTACAGGGACTTTTACAATTCCACTAATGAAAAAATCTAGATATTCTAACGAGTGGGCAGCAGCGATTTCTGCGGTAGGATCTACAGGTGGTCAGATTATGCCTCCGATGATGGGAGCTGGAGCTTTTATTATGGCACAGTTAATTAGTGTGCCATACTTAAAAATTGCAGTATCAGCAATTATTCCTGCATTGCTGTATTATCTTGGAGCTTTTGTAGCGATACATTTTATTTCTCTAAAGCTACAAATTCGAGGAGAAGCGATGAAAGAAAAAATTTTATTTACAGAATATGCAATTATATTTGTCCCTATTGCTATATTTGTATTTTTTTTGATAAAGGCTTATACAGTCACAGTAGCAGCTTTTTACGCAACTATTGGTGCTATAATCACCTGTGCTGCTTGCTACTTTCTAAAAACAAAAAGCATTTCAAGAGCAGCAAAAGATACTGGGGCGCTTTGCTTTGATGTGTCACTGAAAGGTGCTGCGAGTATTTTGGATATGGCTTCTCTTTTGGCTGGTTCGCAGATTACTATTTCATTGATTTCTATGACGGGCGTTGGAGTTAAATTATCAGATCTAATTGTTAGTATTGGTCAAAATAATATGTTTTTATGTCTATTTCTTTCAATGTGTGTCTGTATTATTTTAGGTATGGGACTTCCAACTACAGCGGCTTATGTACTAGCGGCAGCTATTCTGGCACCTGCTTTGATTTCTCTTGAATTATCACCATTAATTGCACATCTTTTTGTTTTTTACTTTTCAACTCTTGCAACTATTACTCCACCTGTTTGTGCTGCTGTATTTCTCAGCTCTGGAATTGCAGAGGCCAACTGGTTGAAAACAGGATGGTTATCTTGTCTTATTGCTATACCAGCTTTTGTAGTTCCATATACTTTTTCTTACAATCCAGCTCTGCTGTTGATGGGTAACCCATATAATATCATAGTAGGAACCATAACTGCAGTTATTGGAGTAGTTTTTACTGGTATTGCGATAGCTGGTTACACAAATAAAGATATGAGTATAATTGCTAGATCTACTATGTTTTTAGGAGGTATTTTATTGTTAATTCCAAATCTTATGTGGAGCATTATAGGACTGGTTATTTGCTGTATTTCTTTTTTTATTAGTAGTAATGCAGGCAAAAAAAAAGAGGAAGGAGTGGCTTAA
- the larA gene encoding nickel-dependent lactate racemase, whose protein sequence is MAKISVPYGETAQEAFISDDIELQVIDVDVPKVNISEERLIKEAMDNPIGSDRVENLVTKNDQVVIVVNDHTRPGPTRTIVKEVINRLKSAGVMDDHIKFIVATGSHRKTTEEEISQIIGSEYKSRFEVVVHDCMDKENIVYIGNTTSDVPIYVNKLVAQCTFCITTGLISPHHTAGYSGGRKSIVPGVAGIDTLKIHHSLPIRPFEPSMGFIYGNPFHEVALEAAKKLNVKFMVNAVQDPHKQNIAFVAGEIEQAHAKGVEICKKVSRVEISGLADIVIASPGGYPRDCNLYQAQKALSVAEPLGKPNCTYILVANAEEGIGEGVFRKWLVEAKTPQEVIERFKREGYSVGSNKAFMYARAMTKGRVIIVTENIKEKDLNEMMLEWAPNLQTAIDKTCCEKAPEKIIVLPRAVNIIPHVLIK, encoded by the coding sequence GTGGCTAAGATTAGCGTTCCTTATGGCGAAACTGCTCAAGAGGCTTTTATCAGTGATGATATCGAGTTGCAGGTAATTGATGTAGATGTGCCCAAAGTGAATATAAGTGAAGAGCGACTGATAAAAGAAGCTATGGACAATCCCATTGGTTCTGATAGGGTTGAGAACCTTGTCACAAAGAATGATCAAGTAGTTATTGTAGTTAATGACCATACAAGGCCTGGACCAACTAGAACAATTGTAAAGGAGGTGATAAACAGACTAAAGTCGGCGGGGGTCATGGATGATCATATTAAATTCATTGTAGCGACTGGCAGCCATAGAAAAACTACTGAAGAAGAAATTTCACAAATTATCGGTTCGGAGTATAAGTCAAGATTTGAAGTAGTTGTTCACGACTGCATGGACAAAGAGAATATCGTTTATATAGGTAATACGACTTCAGATGTTCCAATTTATGTAAATAAACTGGTTGCTCAGTGCACATTCTGCATTACTACTGGATTAATATCACCACATCATACTGCTGGATACAGTGGAGGGAGAAAAAGCATAGTTCCGGGTGTGGCCGGAATAGATACCTTAAAAATACATCATTCTTTGCCCATAAGACCTTTTGAACCTTCTATGGGGTTCATTTATGGAAACCCTTTTCACGAGGTTGCTTTAGAGGCTGCGAAGAAACTAAATGTAAAGTTTATGGTAAACGCCGTTCAAGACCCCCATAAGCAAAATATAGCATTTGTTGCCGGTGAAATTGAACAAGCCCATGCAAAGGGTGTGGAAATATGTAAAAAAGTTAGCAGAGTCGAAATAAGTGGTCTGGCAGATATCGTAATTGCCAGCCCTGGAGGTTATCCAAGAGATTGTAATCTGTATCAAGCACAAAAGGCATTATCTGTTGCAGAACCACTTGGAAAGCCGAATTGCACCTATATACTTGTTGCTAATGCAGAGGAAGGTATTGGAGAAGGCGTGTTTCGCAAGTGGTTGGTAGAAGCAAAAACCCCACAGGAGGTAATTGAAAGATTCAAAAGAGAAGGCTATAGTGTCGGAAGCAACAAAGCTTTTATGTATGCAAGAGCCATGACAAAAGGGAGAGTCATTATCGTTACAGAAAACATTAAGGAAAAAGACCTGAACGAAATGATGTTGGAATGGGCTCCTAATTTGCAGACAGCAATTGATAAAACTTGTTGTGAAAAAGCTCCTGAGAAAATCATCGTATTACCGCGTGCGGTAAATATTATACCGCATGTGTTAATAAAATAA
- a CDS encoding DUF6282 family protein, with amino-acid sequence MARTRISIKGACDLHIHTSPDIFDRLANDVETATICRDAGMRAIVFKCHADTTMVRAYHTQNQVEGIKVFGGVVLNHQSGGINPAAVDVALKLGAVQVWMPSYHSLAHYNETGKLGAYGHQGDGVTNYPIKGITVLDENGKLIPQVYTILEMVKKYNAIIGTSHLSAKEALMVIAAAREIGCQKVVLTHPFFAPPSCTVEQVKKAVDMGAYVEFCAGNALSPIPKPIPISLYKETIDIVGSKNLIISSDTGQPRKTLAPETMRMFAQTLNYMGVPEKDLSAMLCYNYNNLLDLD; translated from the coding sequence GTGGCTAGAACGAGAATTAGTATTAAAGGGGCTTGTGATTTACACATTCATACCTCTCCTGATATTTTTGACCGTCTTGCAAATGATGTTGAAACTGCAACGATATGTCGGGATGCAGGAATGCGTGCAATAGTTTTTAAGTGTCATGCAGATACAACTATGGTAAGAGCTTATCACACTCAAAATCAGGTAGAGGGAATTAAAGTTTTCGGTGGTGTGGTATTGAATCATCAGTCAGGTGGGATTAATCCTGCTGCAGTCGATGTAGCCTTAAAGCTAGGTGCTGTACAGGTATGGATGCCATCCTACCATTCGCTTGCTCATTATAATGAAACCGGAAAATTGGGTGCTTATGGTCATCAAGGTGATGGGGTAACAAATTATCCAATAAAGGGAATTACTGTTTTAGATGAAAACGGAAAACTGATTCCTCAGGTATATACCATATTAGAGATGGTTAAGAAGTATAATGCAATAATTGGTACAAGTCATTTATCTGCTAAGGAAGCACTAATGGTCATTGCTGCTGCAAGAGAAATCGGATGTCAGAAGGTTGTCTTGACCCATCCTTTCTTTGCACCGCCTTCTTGCACAGTTGAGCAGGTAAAAAAAGCCGTGGATATGGGAGCATATGTGGAATTTTGCGCTGGAAATGCACTTAGTCCAATACCAAAACCGATTCCAATATCTCTTTATAAGGAAACAATAGATATCGTGGGAAGCAAAAATCTGATAATTTCTAGTGATACAGGGCAACCGAGAAAAACTCTTGCCCCAGAAACCATGAGGATGTTTGCCCAAACTTTAAATTATATGGGAGTGCCTGAGAAAGATCTGTCTGCAATGCTCTGTTACAACTATAATAATCTTTTAGACTTAGATTGA
- the citF gene encoding citrate lyase subunit alpha has product MRNILGIEFPQYIEGIGELKAFDGKRHSGTPFEAKLKSPNGRNNKIVESLEKAIELSGLRDGMTISFHHHFRNGDYIVNMVLETLAKMGFKDMVVAASSLTHCHAPMIEHIKSGVVKRIETSGLRGELANAVSAGLMDIPVIFRSHGGRAYAIASGELKIDVAFLGAPSCDCAGNVNGFNRDGDNSYDCGSLGYAMPDAEYADKTIILTNNIVPYPNTPCAIPEINVDYIVKVDEIGDPKGIVSGATRYTTNPRELKIAKMASDIMEHSGYFKNGFSFQTGTGGASLAVTRFLHDKMLKKGIKASFALGGITGAIAKLHEEGLIKKLLDVQDFDLEAVRSARENPFHCVVSGHHYAGSGIEGSAVDQLDMVVLSALEIDTNFNVNVLTGSDGVIRGAIGGHPDTASGAKMTIVVAPLIRGRIPTVLDKVNTIVTPGSTVDVFVTEYGAAVNPLRKDLIQKLTSVGIKLHTIEELKEISEQIVGKPKPVEYGEKIVGLVYYRDNSVIDVIKKV; this is encoded by the coding sequence ATGCGAAACATATTAGGGATTGAGTTTCCGCAATACATCGAAGGAATAGGCGAATTAAAAGCATTCGACGGCAAGCGTCATAGTGGGACTCCTTTTGAAGCAAAACTAAAATCTCCAAATGGACGTAATAATAAAATTGTAGAATCCTTAGAAAAGGCAATTGAACTTTCTGGCCTTAGAGATGGCATGACAATATCTTTCCATCATCATTTCCGCAATGGCGATTACATAGTCAATATGGTACTTGAAACTTTAGCGAAAATGGGCTTTAAAGATATGGTAGTAGCAGCCAGTTCGTTAACCCACTGTCACGCACCAATGATTGAACATATTAAAAGCGGTGTTGTAAAACGTATAGAAACCAGTGGACTTCGTGGAGAACTCGCAAATGCCGTATCAGCAGGCCTAATGGATATCCCTGTTATATTTCGTTCGCATGGTGGCAGGGCTTATGCCATTGCTTCCGGGGAGTTAAAAATTGATGTAGCATTTCTGGGGGCGCCTTCCTGTGACTGTGCAGGTAATGTCAACGGATTCAACAGAGATGGTGACAATTCCTATGACTGTGGCTCCCTTGGATATGCCATGCCCGATGCTGAGTATGCCGATAAGACAATAATTCTTACAAATAATATCGTACCATATCCTAATACTCCCTGTGCCATACCGGAAATTAATGTAGACTATATTGTTAAAGTAGATGAAATAGGCGACCCAAAAGGGATAGTAAGTGGTGCAACCAGATATACAACAAATCCTAGAGAACTAAAAATAGCTAAGATGGCATCAGATATAATGGAGCATTCAGGTTACTTTAAAAACGGCTTCTCTTTCCAAACAGGAACCGGTGGCGCTTCTCTTGCAGTGACACGCTTTTTACACGATAAAATGCTTAAAAAAGGTATTAAAGCAAGTTTTGCACTAGGAGGGATTACCGGTGCTATAGCCAAACTTCACGAAGAAGGTCTTATTAAAAAGTTATTAGATGTTCAGGACTTTGATCTTGAAGCTGTAAGGAGCGCTAGAGAGAATCCTTTTCACTGTGTTGTAAGTGGTCATCATTATGCAGGCTCAGGCATAGAAGGCTCGGCAGTAGATCAATTGGATATGGTAGTCCTTAGCGCACTAGAGATTGATACGAATTTTAACGTAAATGTTTTAACAGGCTCAGACGGAGTTATAAGAGGTGCAATAGGCGGCCATCCGGATACAGCGTCAGGGGCAAAAATGACCATAGTAGTAGCACCCCTTATTCGAGGAAGAATTCCTACAGTTCTTGATAAAGTTAATACTATTGTAACTCCGGGCAGTACAGTTGATGTATTTGTTACAGAATATGGTGCTGCAGTAAACCCATTACGTAAGGATCTGATTCAAAAGCTGACGTCAGTAGGAATAAAACTACATACTATTGAAGAACTGAAAGAGATTTCGGAGCAAATTGTAGGCAAACCAAAGCCTGTTGAATATGGTGAAAAGATTGTAGGGCTGGTTTATTATCGAGACAACAGCGTAATTGATGTAATTAAGAAAGTTTGA